The Terriglobia bacterium genome includes the window AGGGATTTCCTACCGTTTGTCCAGGGCCTGGGGGCTCCTCGCTGGGACAGGCCTGGGGAAGCCATAGAGTTCGATCATCAGCACAATAGAATTGTCTCACGCGGGATTTCAGGCGATGATTGTAGAAGAGGTTTCTTTGGAAAACCTGCCATTAAGTGGCGCCCGGGCTTCGACGCAGCAGGAGCCGAATCTCACGATGATGGATGAATCGAGCTTCCAGCAATTCTACGCGGACACGGCCCGGTCTCTGCGGCGCTATGTTCATCGCGTCAGCGGCAGCGCCGCCCTGGCGGATGATATCCTTCAAGAAAGCTACTTTCGCTACCTCCGCACTCCCCTGCCGGCCATGGGGGAAGGTCAACGGCGCGCCTACCTCTTCAAGATTGCCACCCGGCTGGTTCAAGATCACTGGAGGCACTCCAAGCGCGAGGCGCATTGGTCCGCGGAAGAGCCGGCGCCCGAGAATGCAGGTGAGGATCCGAACCAGGGCCAGAGTACGCGGTGGGAAATGCAGAGGGCCTTCAAATCGCTGAAACCCCAGGAACGATCCCTTCTCTGGCTCGCTTATGTCGAAGGGGCGGAGCATCGGGAAATCGCGGAGACCCTCGGCCTCAAGGAAAAGAGCGTTCGTGTCCTCCTGTTTCGCGTCCGTAAGAAAGTGGCCGCACTATTGGGCCGGCACAAAACGATTTGAGAGAGATCACCATGAAACAGACCACATGTGAGTTTGAGGAAAAGGTACTGCAAGCTTTAAGGACGGATCACTGGGATCCGGCCGTCGAAGGCCATGTGCATCAGTGTGAGGTCTGTTCCAATCTCCTGGAGGTGGCCTCGGGGATGCGCCAGTTAGCGGAACTCCCCCTCGTCGACTCGCGGCTTCCGGATCCCCGGCTGATTTGGTTCAAGGCACAATTGCTCGAGCGACAAACCGTCCAGGAGCAGGTGGTCCGTCCAATCAGGGTTTTTCGAACCGCTTCTTACTTCGTCCTGCTCCTCCTCGTGCTTCAACTTCTTTCGAGCCACTGGCCCCAGGTCAAAGGGTGGCTCAGCGCCTTTGGACCGCGATGGGATAGAACCGTGATGGCCCTCAATCTGACCCCTTTCTTTATGGGATTTCTGCTGGTGAGTGTGGGCCTGGTATGCCTCAGCGTGATCTTCACCTTTGTTGCGGTCTTGTCGGAAGAATGAAACCCGTCTTGCTCCGCAAGCGGTTCGGGCTCCCTCTTCCCAGCCCCGCCAGTACCCACGACACCCAAGAACCTTGGTTTCCGTCTTTCGACTTTGAACTTTGAACTCCCTTTCTCTATCCTCTATTCCCTCTTGCCTATTACCTAACGAATGTCGGTCCCTGACCCGAATGGCCTGCAGAGAAGCTGGGATTTTTGGCTCTATGAGTTTGAACTTTGAACTTGGAACTTTGAACTTTGAACCTTGAACTCCCGGCCCCCGTGACGGCTTGAACTTTGAACTGCTTTTTCCTGTCCCCCAAAACCTATACCCTAATACCTCAGCCCCCCCTCTGGGTCTCAGCGGTAATTATATGACTCCGCATAGCGGCCAAAGATTGCTAATCCGAAGCCGGACTTATGTCGATGAGAATAGAGTGCCGCGAATCCTCAGCGGCGTCGTGGTTTTAAGTGAGGAGTGAGGGCCGTCCCCCCTTTGAACACCCACGCCGTGCCCCTGTAAAGAGCATATTTGGAAATATTCTGTAAGTATTGAAGAGGAGTATGTCGACGGCCCGCGGCGGGACTTGCGGCTGAGTTGTGACCCTGTCTTTAAGATGGTTCGGTCATTGAGAAGCCGGCAGGTGCGCTTTTTTCACCGACATAGTGGGTTGTGTGAGTTCCGTAGAATGGAGTTATTGATATGCGCATGCGTTTCCTGGTTGTGACCGCTCTAATTGCCTACTTAGGCGCCGCTTCCGCAATCCTCAGCAACGCCCAGTCTTCACTGCCCAACAAACCAGTGAGTGCATCGGACGATTTGCAGGAAGCCGTCGTCATGGAGCATTACGCCACTCACGCTAGTTGGGATGCCGACGGCACCGGTACGCGCGAGATCACGGCCGTCATCCGGGTCCAGGCGGACGCGGGTGTGCAGGAGCTGGCGGTGCTCACCTTTTCGTATCGCAGTGCGAACGAGAGTCTCGATATCGATTACGTGCGTGTGCGCAAGCCGGATGGGACCATCATCGTTACGCCGGCTTATAACATTCAAGATATGCCTGGGAGCGTCACGCGCATCGCCCCGATGTACAGCGACGTCCACGAGAAACACATCACCGTGAAAGCGCTGGGCATCGGCGACGTTTTGGAATATGCGGTCCGATATCACATTTTAAAGTCGGATGTTCCAGGGCAGTTCTGGTTCGAGCACTCATTCCAAAAGGACATGATCGTGAAGGACGAGGAGCTCGAGCTCAGTTTTCCCCGGGACAAATACGTGAACATCAGCAGCCCCGATACAGAACCCAGCGTTCAGGAGGAGGGCAGCCGCCGCGTTTACAGGTGGCGTGCCGCAAATCTCAAACGCGTAGAGGCCCCCCTTGGATCACAGTCCAAACGGGATGCCCCACCCCCGTCCGTTCAAGTCAGCACATTCCATACTTGGGACGAGGTCGGCAACTGGTACGGGCGGGCGCAGGCGGCTCAAGTCGTTGCAACGCCATCCATCCAGGCCAAGGCGGCCGAACTCATGAAGGGGCTGACGTCCGACGACCAGAAGATCCGCGCGCTTTACAATTTTGTCGCGACTCGCCTCCATTATGTTTCTTTATCGTTCGGCACCGGCCGATATGAGCCTCACCCCGCCGATCAGGTACTCGACAATGGATACGGAGACTGTAAGGACAAGCACACCTTGCTGGCCGCACTGCTGAAAGCTGCTGGGTACGACGCATGGCCGGCCTTGATCAACACAACGCGTCAAATCACATCCAAGGTGCCCTCGCCCGGACAGTTTGACCATGTTGTCACCGTCATACCGCGCGGCGACTCGCTGGTCTGGCTCGACACAACGCCGGAAGTGGCCCCCGTCGGATTATTGCTGGCGAATCTCCGCGACAAGCAGGCGCTGGTGATGCCGACGGACAAACCCGCCAAACTCATGAAAACGCCGCCAGAGCCCCCCTTCCCGAGCACGCAAACCTTTGTCGCTGGAGGCAAGCTCAGCCCCGACGGCACGTTCACAGGACACATCGAATGGGCGGCGCGCGGCGATGCCGAGGTGCTGTTCCGGATTGGGTTCCGCGCCACATCGCCGGCCCACTGGAAGAATCTGGTGCAC containing:
- a CDS encoding RNA polymerase sigma factor, with protein sequence MENLPLSGARASTQQEPNLTMMDESSFQQFYADTARSLRRYVHRVSGSAALADDILQESYFRYLRTPLPAMGEGQRRAYLFKIATRLVQDHWRHSKREAHWSAEEPAPENAGEDPNQGQSTRWEMQRAFKSLKPQERSLLWLAYVEGAEHREIAETLGLKEKSVRVLLFRVRKKVAALLGRHKTI